Proteins found in one Campylobacter concisus genomic segment:
- a CDS encoding glycosyltransferase family 2 protein has product MPDVKISFVVPVFNKKEHIRDCLNSLISQDMDDIEIIVINDGSTDNTLEILEEYKDKIILKTKSNAGVSAARNDGILLASGKYTICVDADDYVEKDYASCVYDIAEKFDADIVITDMCKVYDYKKLLFKDFETKEDGVIDKNEYLKRLLASRHNKVLHNAANKAIRTKILKENLFPVGITQAEDFHTVVRNVIASKTLVKLNKAFYYYKIGDNNTAGFEKLKAVMDHKFVYDDIISILKNKNLALEMVPDLELRKIKSVYMPAILARPNLKNSSYVKVLDLFYEDSDSIINSAGFSKLRLKQRILLKVLKNVKSYENVSKILKIFNTINGFLSNKKMKEFKE; this is encoded by the coding sequence GTGCCTGATGTGAAAATAAGCTTTGTAGTGCCTGTTTTTAACAAAAAAGAGCATATTAGGGATTGTTTAAATTCGCTTATATCTCAAGACATGGATGATATTGAGATTATAGTTATTAATGATGGAAGTACTGATAATACGCTAGAAATATTAGAAGAATATAAAGATAAAATAATATTAAAAACAAAGAGCAATGCCGGTGTTAGTGCTGCCAGAAATGACGGTATATTACTAGCTAGTGGGAAATATACTATCTGCGTAGATGCTGATGACTATGTGGAAAAAGATTATGCTTCATGCGTTTATGATATCGCAGAAAAATTTGATGCCGACATAGTGATAACAGATATGTGTAAGGTCTATGATTATAAAAAGCTCCTTTTTAAGGATTTTGAGACAAAAGAGGATGGCGTAATCGATAAAAACGAGTATTTAAAAAGGCTTTTAGCCTCAAGGCACAACAAAGTCTTGCATAATGCGGCAAACAAGGCGATTAGGACTAAAATTTTAAAAGAAAATTTATTTCCAGTTGGGATCACGCAAGCTGAAGATTTTCACACTGTAGTGAGAAATGTTATCGCTTCAAAAACTCTTGTAAAGCTAAATAAGGCTTTTTATTACTATAAGATAGGAGACAACAACACTGCTGGCTTTGAAAAATTAAAAGCTGTGATGGATCATAAATTTGTTTATGATGACATAATCTCGATTTTAAAAAACAAAAATTTAGCTCTTGAAATGGTTCCAGATCTAGAGCTTAGAAAGATAAAAAGCGTCTATATGCCAGCCATTTTGGCAAGACCAAATCTAAAAAATAGTAGCTATGTAAAGGTACTTGATCTCTTTTATGAAGATAGTGATAGCATCATAAACTCAGCTGGTTTTTCAAAGCTTAGATTAAAACAGAGAATTTTGCTTAAAGTGCTAAAAAATGTAAAATCGTACGAAAATGTATCAAAAATTTTAAAAATCTTTAATACAATAAATGGCTTTTTGTCAAATAAAAAAATGAAAGAATTTAAAGAGTAG
- a CDS encoding PilZ domain-containing protein — MDFKGRQELVINCEDSILKLRDKFIDDGIKFCRQLTFIVPHDQVKICLENIFDTLLIQKPNATQLQDDLNNLIPKSNARDELINFLLLNLTLNFSHSCDNSTFVGYFVNAVSRIKEILCGAKDQQETNVKDMIETGTFFYEDPINTFTRMKKAKVRPELLNLYDGLNIKYEAEILEVKEDSVVFRVDMMQILAMKQDGKGFILPNSFFSKPLCADIVNYNIVNKGVTLSNFLRNTTMYAYKRKFQRILPNRFTKTIIKGKQDKIEGSLYDVSEGGISVLSPQTTNFQDGEELEATFEILIAPDKVKNVTLKLRLVTELAYKGYIRYCMKLIDDDETIKDFTQKRIKETLDELRSRINLYE; from the coding sequence ATGGATTTTAAAGGCAGGCAAGAGCTTGTAATAAATTGCGAAGATAGCATACTTAAATTAAGAGATAAATTTATCGACGATGGTATCAAATTTTGTAGACAGCTAACATTTATCGTACCGCACGATCAGGTAAAAATTTGTCTTGAAAACATCTTTGATACACTGCTTATTCAAAAGCCAAATGCTACGCAGCTACAAGATGATTTAAATAATCTAATACCAAAATCAAACGCAAGAGACGAATTAATAAATTTCCTACTTTTAAATTTGACCTTAAATTTTAGTCACTCTTGTGACAACAGTACCTTCGTAGGTTATTTCGTAAATGCCGTTTCAAGAATCAAAGAAATTTTATGTGGTGCCAAAGACCAGCAAGAAACAAATGTAAAAGATATGATCGAAACCGGAACATTTTTTTATGAAGATCCGATCAATACTTTCACTCGCATGAAAAAAGCCAAGGTAAGGCCAGAGCTTTTAAATTTATATGATGGACTAAATATAAAATATGAGGCTGAAATTTTAGAAGTTAAAGAAGATAGTGTCGTTTTTCGCGTGGATATGATGCAAATTTTAGCTATGAAGCAAGATGGTAAAGGTTTTATTTTGCCAAATAGCTTTTTCTCAAAGCCATTATGCGCTGATATTGTTAATTACAATATAGTCAATAAAGGCGTCACTCTTTCAAATTTCTTACGAAATACGACGATGTACGCATATAAAAGAAAATTCCAACGTATCTTACCAAATCGTTTTACCAAAACTATTATCAAAGGCAAGCAAGACAAGATCGAAGGTAGCCTTTATGATGTTTCTGAAGGCGGCATAAGCGTATTAAGCCCGCAAACTACAAATTTTCAAGATGGAGAAGAGCTAGAAGCGACCTTTGAAATCTTAATCGCACCAGATAAAGTAAAAAACGTGACTTTAAAGCTAAGACTTGTTACAGAGCTGGCATATAAAGGCTACATAAGATACTGCATGAAGCTTATTGATGATGATGAAACTATAAAAGATTTTACACAAAAGCGCATAAAAGAGACACTTGATGAGCTTCGCTCACGTATAAATTTATACGAATAA
- a CDS encoding beta-ketoacyl-ACP synthase III — protein MPKASLISIASYIPEKILTNFDFEKMVETSDEWIVKRTGIEQRHIATSETTSDLGTKAGELAIKRSGLDKSQIDAIICATISPDHLCMPSTACKIAANLGLNYGVTAFDISAACTGFIYLLELANSLIVSGAKKNVLIIGAEKLSSIVDYTDRSTCILFGDGAGAAVISSGNENEIIDIHTASDGKQAELLITPGCGSVFPASEETLKNRLNFIHMSGNEVFKIAVQTLSKSVIEILHANKMQSEDIDFFIPHQANIRIIDAVKNRLNFKDEQCVLTVDKYGNTSSASIPMAINDAYEDGRIKNGSILLLDAFGGGFTWGSAILKFGGKNFSDLQ, from the coding sequence ATGCCAAAAGCTTCACTGATTTCTATCGCTTCTTACATTCCAGAAAAAATTCTGACAAATTTTGACTTTGAAAAAATGGTTGAAACAAGTGATGAATGGATAGTAAAGCGAACAGGTATCGAACAAAGGCATATTGCAACTAGCGAAACAACAAGTGACCTTGGTACAAAGGCTGGTGAATTAGCCATAAAACGCTCAGGACTTGATAAATCTCAAATCGATGCAATCATCTGTGCCACAATATCTCCGGATCATCTTTGTATGCCTTCTACTGCTTGCAAAATAGCTGCAAATTTGGGTCTAAATTATGGAGTTACAGCATTTGATATAAGTGCGGCTTGTACAGGTTTTATTTATCTTTTAGAGCTTGCAAATTCTCTCATTGTTAGCGGTGCCAAAAAAAATGTATTAATTATCGGAGCCGAAAAATTAAGCTCTATTGTTGACTATACAGATAGAAGCACTTGTATACTATTTGGTGATGGAGCAGGCGCGGCTGTAATTAGTAGTGGTAATGAAAATGAGATCATTGATATCCATACAGCAAGTGACGGCAAGCAAGCTGAACTTTTAATAACTCCAGGATGCGGGAGTGTATTTCCAGCCAGTGAGGAAACACTAAAAAATAGATTAAATTTCATTCATATGAGTGGAAATGAAGTTTTTAAAATAGCAGTTCAAACACTTAGCAAAAGCGTAATAGAAATTCTGCATGCAAACAAAATGCAAAGCGAAGATATCGATTTTTTTATACCTCATCAAGCAAATATAAGAATAATAGATGCAGTAAAAAATAGATTAAATTTTAAAGATGAGCAATGTGTCTTGACTGTTGATAAATATGGCAATACAAGCTCTGCTTCAATTCCGATGGCTATAAATGATGCCTATGAAGACGGCCGTATCAAAAATGGTTCAATTTTGCTTCTTGATGCATTTGGTGGCGGCTTTACATGGGGATCAGCGATTCTAAAATTTGGTGGAAAAAATTTTAGCGACTTACAATAA
- a CDS encoding NADH-quinone oxidoreductase subunit I produces the protein MSVKITDICISCGSCIDECPVSAIVDDSDNPTGADTYYVYSNKCVECVGYNDEPACASACPTDGCIVWDAVVAGQPSRDQIGADARNGSIPVIQ, from the coding sequence ATGTCTGTAAAAATAACTGATATATGCATAAGCTGTGGTTCATGTATTGATGAGTGTCCAGTTTCAGCCATCGTTGATGATAGCGACAACCCAACTGGTGCAGATACATACTATGTTTATTCAAATAAATGCGTTGAATGTGTAGGCTATAACGATGAGCCAGCCTGTGCATCTGCCTGTCCAACTGATGGTTGTATCGTATGGGACGCTGTTGTAGCAGGACAACCTTCTCGCGATCAGATCGGTGCTGATGCACGCAATGGCTCTATTCCAGTTATTCAATAA
- a CDS encoding peroxiredoxin, whose product MLVTKKAPDFTAAAVLGNNQIVNDFNLYKNIGEKGAVVFFYPMDFTFVCPSEIIAFDKRYDEFKSRGIEVIAVSCDNQFSHFAWKETPVNKGGIGKVRFPIVADMTKSIARGFDVLLEDAGVALRGSFLLDKDGTVRHAVINDLPLGRNIDEMIRMVDTMLFTNEHGEVCPAGWNKGDAGMKPSTEGVADYLSHNEGKL is encoded by the coding sequence ATGTTAGTAACAAAAAAAGCACCTGATTTTACAGCTGCAGCAGTTTTAGGAAACAATCAAATCGTAAATGATTTTAATCTTTATAAAAATATTGGCGAGAAAGGCGCGGTTGTATTTTTCTATCCAATGGATTTTACTTTTGTTTGCCCAAGCGAAATTATCGCATTTGACAAAAGATATGACGAGTTCAAGTCACGTGGTATCGAAGTTATCGCAGTTTCATGCGACAACCAATTCTCTCACTTCGCATGGAAAGAGACCCCAGTAAACAAAGGCGGTATTGGTAAAGTTCGCTTCCCTATCGTAGCTGATATGACAAAATCAATCGCTCGCGGATTTGACGTACTTCTAGAAGATGCTGGTGTGGCACTTCGTGGCTCATTCTTACTAGACAAAGATGGCACTGTTCGCCATGCAGTTATCAATGATCTTCCACTTGGTAGAAACATCGATGAGATGATAAGAATGGTAGATACTATGCTATTTACAAATGAGCACGGTGAAGTTTGCCCAGCTGGCTGGAATAAAGGTGATGCTGGCATGAAACCAAGCACTGAAGGTGTTGCTGACTACCTTTCACACAACGAAGGCAAACTATAA
- the uvrA gene encoding excinuclease ABC subunit UvrA → MNDIIEITGAREHNLKNINLKIPKNKLVVFTGLSGSGKSTLAFDTLYAEGQRRYMESLSSYARQFLDRVGKPDVDKIEGLTPAIAIDQKTTSKNPRSTVGTITEIYDYLRLLYARVGVQHCHKCGKPISKMSASDIINEISKLPLGAKVIIYAPLVREKKGTWADLIENLRQKGFVRAQIDGVVVRLDEEIELAKTKKHTIKVIVDRIAIDEQNHERLASDVEKALNESFGEVEIEIANADELGLKESFIHYSEHMACFDCKISFTPLEPLSFSFNSPKGACEHCDGLGIRYSLDMSKIIDEEKSIENGAIKLLYGYNMSYYYKFLLAFCEQNGIDIKKPYYELSEDEKRLVLYGNVKEVEFFWKRNKLLRKFDGVVKISHGLLKDYKDFDEYMSEKICDACNGHRLKPQSLAVKVASLGLGEILDMSIENCTAFFSNEKNFAYLSDYDKAIAKPILKEINERLFFLYDVGLGYLSLGRDARTISGGEAQRIRIASQIGSGLSGVMYVLDEPSIGLHERDTLKLIKTLRNLQAKGNSVIVVEHDKKTIEEADFIVDIGPGAGKFGGNVVFAGSSKELLRSDTQTAQYINGKKKIDYQKNRKAEKWLEISNVNINNISNLTAKFPLRNLVGITGVSGSGKSSLILQTLLPEAQEQLNRAKKVKKIAGVNLSGLENLDKVIYLDQSPIGRTPRSNPATYTGVMDEIRNLFAQTKEAKLRGYKIGRFSFNVKGGRCEKCQGEGEITIEMHFLPDINVVCDVCNGARYNAQTLEILYKGKNIAEVLNMSIDEAVEFFKAVPKIASKLTTLQDVGLGYITLGQNAVTLSGGEAQRVKLAKELSRSDTGNTLYILDEPTTGLHFADVDRLVKVLNHLVDLGNSVFVIEHNMDVIKNCDYIVDMGPEGGAKGGKVIACGSVKDVAKNYKKTGSYTGEFLAQELEEMKKK, encoded by the coding sequence ATGAACGATATTATTGAAATAACTGGCGCAAGAGAACATAACTTAAAAAATATAAATCTTAAAATTCCTAAAAATAAATTAGTGGTTTTTACCGGTCTTAGCGGAAGTGGCAAAAGTACGCTAGCCTTTGACACGCTTTATGCTGAGGGGCAAAGAAGATATATGGAGAGCCTTAGCAGCTATGCTAGGCAGTTTCTAGACCGTGTGGGTAAGCCAGATGTTGATAAGATTGAGGGTTTAACACCTGCTATTGCGATCGATCAAAAGACCACCTCTAAAAACCCTCGCTCAACGGTCGGTACGATTACAGAAATTTATGATTATCTAAGGCTTTTATACGCAAGGGTCGGCGTTCAACACTGCCATAAATGTGGCAAACCTATCTCGAAAATGAGTGCGAGCGATATCATAAATGAAATTTCAAAGCTCCCACTTGGCGCAAAAGTGATCATCTACGCGCCGCTAGTTCGTGAGAAGAAGGGTACATGGGCGGATTTGATCGAAAATTTACGCCAAAAAGGCTTTGTAAGGGCGCAAATAGATGGCGTGGTGGTGAGGCTTGATGAGGAGATAGAGCTTGCAAAAACAAAAAAACACACGATAAAGGTCATCGTTGATAGGATTGCTATCGATGAGCAAAATCACGAGCGCCTTGCAAGCGACGTGGAAAAGGCGCTAAATGAGAGCTTTGGTGAGGTCGAGATAGAGATCGCAAATGCTGATGAATTAGGACTTAAAGAGAGCTTTATACATTACAGCGAGCACATGGCTTGCTTTGACTGTAAAATTTCATTTACGCCGCTTGAGCCACTTAGTTTTAGCTTTAACTCGCCAAAGGGTGCTTGCGAGCACTGCGACGGACTTGGCATAAGATATAGCCTAGATATGAGTAAGATCATCGATGAGGAAAAGTCGATAGAAAACGGTGCGATCAAGTTGCTTTATGGCTATAACATGAGCTATTACTATAAATTTTTACTTGCTTTTTGTGAGCAAAATGGCATCGATATCAAAAAGCCATATTATGAGCTAAGTGAAGATGAAAAGAGGCTTGTTTTATATGGAAATGTCAAAGAAGTTGAGTTTTTTTGGAAACGAAATAAACTACTTAGAAAGTTTGATGGTGTTGTTAAAATTTCACATGGTCTTTTGAAGGATTATAAAGACTTTGACGAGTATATGAGCGAGAAAATTTGTGATGCTTGCAACGGTCACAGGCTAAAGCCTCAAAGTCTAGCGGTCAAGGTCGCTAGCCTTGGACTTGGTGAAATTTTAGATATGAGCATAGAAAACTGCACCGCTTTTTTCTCGAATGAGAAAAATTTCGCCTATCTTAGCGACTATGATAAGGCGATCGCAAAGCCTATCTTAAAAGAGATTAATGAGAGACTTTTCTTTTTATATGACGTGGGGCTTGGCTACTTGTCGCTTGGGCGTGATGCTAGGACGATCAGTGGCGGTGAGGCGCAGCGTATCAGGATCGCGAGTCAGATAGGAAGTGGGCTAAGTGGCGTCATGTATGTGCTTGATGAGCCAAGTATTGGCCTACACGAGCGAGATACGCTAAAGCTCATAAAGACGCTTAGAAATTTACAAGCCAAAGGCAACTCTGTAATCGTCGTCGAGCATGATAAAAAAACGATAGAAGAGGCTGATTTTATCGTAGATATTGGCCCTGGAGCTGGTAAATTTGGTGGTAACGTGGTCTTTGCAGGCAGTTCAAAAGAGCTTTTAAGATCAGACACTCAGACTGCACAATACATAAACGGTAAGAAAAAGATCGACTATCAAAAAAATAGAAAAGCTGAGAAGTGGCTCGAAATTTCAAATGTAAATATCAACAATATCTCAAATTTAACCGCGAAATTTCCACTTAGAAACCTTGTGGGTATCACTGGCGTCTCAGGATCTGGCAAGAGCTCGCTAATACTTCAGACCTTGCTTCCAGAGGCGCAGGAGCAGCTAAATAGAGCCAAAAAAGTAAAAAAAATAGCTGGGGTAAATTTAAGCGGACTTGAGAATTTAGACAAGGTCATATACCTCGATCAAAGCCCGATCGGCCGCACTCCACGCTCAAATCCAGCGACTTATACTGGCGTGATGGATGAGATAAGAAATTTATTTGCGCAGACTAAAGAGGCCAAGCTTAGAGGCTATAAAATAGGGCGCTTTAGCTTCAACGTCAAAGGTGGGCGCTGCGAGAAGTGCCAAGGCGAGGGCGAGATCACTATCGAGATGCACTTTTTACCTGATATAAACGTGGTTTGTGACGTTTGTAATGGTGCTAGATACAACGCCCAAACCTTGGAAATTTTATACAAAGGCAAAAATATCGCCGAGGTGCTAAATATGAGTATAGATGAGGCGGTTGAGTTTTTCAAGGCTGTGCCAAAGATCGCTTCAAAACTCACCACACTTCAAGACGTGGGGCTTGGCTACATCACGCTTGGACAAAACGCAGTCACACTTAGTGGCGGCGAGGCGCAGCGCGTAAAGCTAGCAAAAGAGCTTAGTAGAAGCGACACTGGAAATACGCTTTACATCCTTGATGAGCCAACGACAGGACTTCATTTTGCCGATGTTGATAGGCTAGTAAAGGTGCTAAATCACCTAGTTGATCTTGGAAATTCGGTCTTTGTGATAGAGCATAATATGGATGTTATCAAAAACTGCGACTATATCGTAGATATGGGGCCAGAAGGCGGCGCAAAAGGTGGTAAAGTGATAGCTTGTGGCAGCGTCAAAGATGTAGCTAAAAACTACAAAAAAACTGGCAGCTACACAGGGGAATTTCTAGCGCAAGAGCTTGAGGAGATGAAGAAAAAATAA
- the plsX gene encoding phosphate acyltransferase PlsX: MIRIAIDAMGGDFGADPIISGVIEALKETEFKAVLVGDSNVIKPLIPQSYLKNIEFLEASEVISMADGATDALKRKDSTIYKAIELLKNKEVDAVVSAGHSGATMSLATLRIGRLKNISRPAIATLMPNSKESATLVLDVGANVDCRSEHLFQFAIMGEAYAKEILGRKEPKVGLLSNGEEESKGNEVSKEAFKLVSRLDSFVGNAEGNQIFDGSIDVMVCDGFMGNILLKTSEGVADAIGKIIKKQIKKSPLAIAGSVLMRKVFKTLKKQVSYDEYGGAPLLGVNGCVIISHGKSNSKAIKNAIFQAIKFANSNINKVIEEELSHFAR, from the coding sequence ATGATTCGCATTGCTATCGATGCTATGGGTGGTGATTTTGGTGCAGATCCTATAATATCTGGTGTTATTGAAGCACTAAAAGAGACAGAATTTAAAGCTGTATTAGTTGGCGATAGCAATGTCATCAAACCACTCATTCCACAATCTTATTTAAAAAATATCGAATTTTTAGAAGCTAGCGAAGTTATCTCAATGGCAGATGGTGCAACTGATGCACTCAAGAGAAAAGATAGTACGATCTACAAAGCAATTGAACTCTTAAAAAATAAGGAAGTTGATGCTGTAGTTTCTGCTGGTCATAGTGGTGCAACTATGAGTTTAGCTACTCTAAGAATTGGTAGACTAAAAAATATTTCTCGCCCAGCAATTGCAACACTTATGCCAAATTCAAAAGAATCTGCTACTTTAGTTTTAGATGTTGGTGCAAATGTTGATTGCAGAAGTGAGCATCTGTTTCAATTTGCCATAATGGGTGAAGCCTATGCAAAAGAAATTTTAGGTAGAAAAGAGCCAAAAGTTGGTCTTTTATCAAATGGTGAAGAAGAAAGCAAAGGCAATGAAGTTAGCAAAGAAGCATTTAAATTAGTTTCTAGGCTTGATAGCTTTGTTGGCAATGCAGAAGGTAATCAAATTTTTGATGGCAGTATCGATGTAATGGTTTGTGATGGTTTTATGGGAAATATTCTTTTAAAAACTAGTGAAGGCGTTGCAGATGCTATAGGTAAAATTATCAAAAAACAAATTAAAAAATCACCTCTTGCTATAGCTGGCTCTGTACTCATGAGAAAAGTTTTTAAAACGCTCAAAAAGCAGGTTAGCTATGACGAATATGGCGGTGCACCGCTTCTTGGTGTAAATGGTTGTGTTATCATAAGTCACGGCAAAAGCAATTCAAAAGCTATAAAGAATGCAATTTTTCAAGCAATAAAATTTGCTAATTCAAATATAAATAAAGTTATCGAAGAAGAACTTTCGCACTTTGCAAGGTAA
- a CDS encoding O-antigen ligase family protein — protein MKNDIVSKLYNLFLVIVLFTLPVTEGLKQISLTLFVLAGIYICVKEKRQFKFDLINISLFIFVLATFISCLVNGVSASRALDPLRCMLFFFVARSVGVEKINFKFLFFALFAGFIVAFIPACIKKFTSSDPAALFELKSIGHVNHSAIFMLLVFCVALVSINSKEIFEKYIGISVAGFCVLGIMIAGSRATMYLLPIIIFTYLLFEILNKQIKIKFLLSLIILFSVIAISYMYISTNITQDERLYSQLTKGVTGSETRYPIFASAFYTWLEHPLFGIGSGEFKIIDITKYFPGNVEVHVSHAHNTFLTFLTEKGIVALLAYLVFQLSLFIKFIKNFRQNSIVFLALLMLMANNIISLANTTFHHENALLMLLFWALALSAIDEKSTLKI, from the coding sequence ATGAAAAACGACATTGTCTCTAAGCTCTACAATCTCTTTTTGGTTATTGTCTTATTTACACTGCCGGTAACTGAGGGTTTAAAACAAATTTCACTCACACTTTTCGTCTTGGCTGGAATTTATATTTGCGTCAAAGAAAAAAGGCAATTTAAATTTGATCTCATAAATATCTCGCTTTTTATCTTTGTTTTGGCTACTTTTATAAGTTGCCTTGTAAATGGAGTTTCTGCATCAAGAGCGCTTGATCCGCTAAGGTGTATGCTATTTTTCTTTGTAGCCAGAAGTGTCGGCGTAGAAAAAATAAATTTTAAATTTTTATTTTTTGCCTTATTCGCCGGTTTTATCGTTGCATTTATTCCAGCTTGTATTAAAAAATTTACTTCAAGTGATCCGGCTGCACTTTTTGAGCTTAAATCAATAGGACACGTAAATCATAGCGCTATTTTTATGCTACTAGTTTTTTGTGTAGCATTAGTTTCCATAAATAGCAAAGAAATTTTTGAAAAGTATATAGGCATAAGTGTTGCCGGATTTTGCGTCCTTGGTATAATGATAGCTGGCTCTAGAGCTACAATGTATCTTTTACCAATCATTATTTTTACTTACTTGCTTTTTGAAATTTTAAATAAACAGATAAAAATAAAATTTTTATTAAGTTTGATAATTTTATTTAGTGTAATAGCCATTTCTTATATGTACATATCAACAAATATCACTCAAGATGAAAGGTTATATAGTCAACTAACAAAGGGGGTAACTGGATCAGAGACTAGATATCCAATCTTTGCTAGCGCGTTTTATACGTGGTTAGAACACCCTTTATTTGGGATAGGTTCTGGTGAGTTTAAGATCATTGATATAACAAAATATTTTCCAGGCAATGTTGAAGTTCATGTTAGTCACGCACACAACACCTTTTTAACATTTTTAACAGAAAAAGGTATCGTTGCCTTGCTTGCATATTTGGTATTTCAACTATCACTCTTTATAAAATTCATTAAAAATTTTAGACAAAATAGCATAGTTTTTCTTGCTCTTTTAATGCTCATGGCTAATAATATAATTTCACTTGCAAATACAACATTTCACCATGAAAATGCACTTTTAATGCTACTATTTTGGGCCCTAGCTTTAAGTGCGATAGATGAAAAATCGACCTTAAAAATTTAG
- the rpmF gene encoding 50S ribosomal protein L32, which yields MAVPKRRVSHSRAAKRRTHYKVTLPVPVKDKDGSWKMPHRINKTTGEY from the coding sequence ATGGCAGTACCAAAGCGAAGAGTGAGTCATTCTCGTGCAGCAAAACGTAGAACACATTATAAAGTTACACTTCCAGTACCTGTAAAAGACAAAGATGGTTCTTGGAAAATGCCTCACCGTATAAACAAAACTACAGGTGAATATTAA
- the ndk gene encoding nucleoside-diphosphate kinase, with the protein MQRTLSIIKPDAVKKNVVGKIIDRFESNGLRIAAAKKIQLSKCDAKTFYAVHKDRPFFNDLVEFMISGPVVVMVLEGDNAVAKNRELMGATNPKEAAPGTIRADFADSIDANAVHGSDSLENAVNEINFFFASREIC; encoded by the coding sequence ATGCAAAGAACACTTTCTATTATTAAGCCTGATGCTGTTAAGAAAAATGTTGTTGGAAAAATTATAGATAGATTTGAAAGTAACGGCTTAAGAATCGCAGCTGCAAAGAAAATCCAACTTAGCAAATGCGATGCAAAAACATTTTATGCAGTTCATAAAGATAGACCTTTCTTCAACGATCTAGTCGAATTTATGATAAGCGGGCCAGTTGTGGTTATGGTTTTAGAGGGCGACAATGCAGTTGCTAAAAACCGCGAGCTAATGGGTGCAACTAACCCAAAAGAAGCAGCTCCTGGCACTATAAGAGCTGATTTTGCTGATAGCATTGATGCAAATGCGGTTCACGGAAGTGATAGTCTAGAAAATGCTGTGAATGAAATAAATTTCTTCTTTGCTTCAAGAGAAATTTGCTAA